CATCTCGCCCTCGCGAACACACGGGTTTCCGCTGTTTATGTGGTTCACATACGTCTCGATACGGCCGTCAAAAACGAACTCTCTGGCGGAGATCGAACGTATGACGCCGTCGATCATCACATAAGCCCCTTTCTCGGCACCTCGGCCTTTTTGTTCGCCTTTAATGCGGTAGACACCGCGGGAATTCGTCACTGTCGCTGTGCCGAAATAGTCCCAGCTGATCCACTGCAGCGACATTTTGTGTTTGCCCAGCAGCATCGCAGCCGCCTTGCGGTCGCGGATCACGGTCCGCTCTTGAGCGGCGGCTTCAGAAACAGCAGCCGAAAACACCAAAGCCAAGACCAAAGAAATACTAAGTTTTCTCAGCATAATCATTTTTTAATTTTCCGTTGGGCGACAGCCAAAAATTCCCTGATCTGGTCGTCCCAAAAAGTGTAGAAGTGGATCCCCGGCAACTGCCTGTATTCGTGCTGTACCTTCTTTTCTGAAAGCAGTGCCATAAAGTCGCGGTTGTTCTGGATCAGAAAATCCTCGTTCCCGCACGACTGATAGATGAAAGGAAGTGCCTTTATTTTGTCCGCATTCATCTCGCGGAGCATACCAAAGATATCGCTCGTTTTCCTCGAATCCGAATCTGCAGGTCCGAAGATGCCGTCAATGCTTCGCCCGATCTGGCCTGAGTTGCCGGCGGTGAACGATGCAACGCCTAATGCGCCGCTGAAAGTGCCGATAATGAAGAATTTTTCGGGATACTTAAAGCCGAACTTCACCGCTCCGTATCCGCCCATCGAAAGCCCTGCCACGGCCCGGCCTTCGCGGGTCGCAATAGTGCGGAAATTCTTGTCGATCTCCGGTATCAGCTCCTGAATTATGTAGCTTTCGTACTTATCTTTTTCATTCGCAACGCTGTCGGTGTACCAACCGTTGCCGCCTTCGGGCGTAACGACCAGGAAGCTGTGGTCTTTGACATATTCTTCTACTCTGGTCAGATCGGTCCAATTGCGGTAATTTCCCGTTAGGCCATGGAGCAGATAAATAACGGCGAATCGCTTTTGCGGCCCGCCGTCAACATCGTAATCGCCCGGGAAAACGACGCGGTACGGCATCTCGCGGCCCATCAGTTTGCTGGCGAGCTTGTATTCCTTGACGTTTGCCGCCATCGGGATCGGCGTTGGCGACGGGGTTGGCGACGGCGTTTGGGCGATCGACACCCCGCAAAAAACAGCCATGACGGCCGCGGCCCAAAACACAAAAATGTGGTTTTTATAGCTCATTTAACCGAACAGCTTGCCGAACCAGCCTCCGTCGTCGCCTTTTTCTTTGTCCACGACCTGTGCGAGTTCGCCCGCGTCGAGCCAAACTCCGCTGCACTTGTCGCAAACGTCGATCTTGATGCTCTCAAAATCAGCCTCGACGAGCGTGCCGTCGCATTTCGGACAGCCGATCGCAAGATTCTTCGATTCTTCCTGTTCCAGTTTCGCCTTCATCTTGGCGATCAGTTCCTGTTCCTGTCTGCGGAAATACTCGTTCTCCAGAGCCTGTCCGCGGTCTTCAAGTTCAATTGGCATAATTGCGTCTCCTCATAAAGCAAAAGTCGAAATACTAAATTCTAAGGCCGAAACCGGTCATTCGCCAGTCTGATCCGGCATATCAGATCTGTGAACGGACCGCATTCGCTGACGAGCTTTCTTAGAACGGCGGATCGTGTTGCGGCGCTTCAGGCTGGATTCGGCCCAATCCGATACCTGTTTTAGCGGATGCCACTCAAAGTGCTCCATCGGCAGGACCTCGCTTGAGGCGTTTCGCAGTTTCAGCGTGCTGAATGCGACAAAGAAGATCGTCAGATTGAACACGGCTCCTACCGTGATGACGAACCAACCGGGAGCGATACCGACAGTCGCCCTTTGGAAGATTATCTCCCAGAACGCACGCCTGTCAGCCTCGGTCGTCGCGGGCACAGGCGATGGGTGGATATAGATCTTCAGCATCCAAGAGAGCCCGAGCAGCACAAAGATCCAAAGATAATTAGCCCTCAACCGACGTCCCACGGCTTCCCACTGGCTGATGGTGAAGTGCGGCGAAATGAGATCCGCCGAAATGTGGTCCGCCCATTCCTTGTCCGGCGGAATGGTCCTGTGCGACAGCATCGGAGCGAAATAGCCAGTTTCGATCACGCGGACGCGGTTTGCCCAAACCTCGTAATAACGGTACCGTCGGGCCTCCATGAATAGAAAGATCGAAACCAGTATCGTGTTGATCGGAATAGCAAAATGCGGATTATCCGGCGAGCTGAATACAAATGACAGCGTCGCACCTGCGGTGATGACGGCCCAGTTCGTGGTCGCGTCGAGCCGGTTGCGCCAAATGTTCGACCGCTGTATCTCACCGCGGTAGAAATGCACCATTGCGGTGTTGAATTCCGCGGGCTGCAGCTTTTGCGGTATGGCAACTGGCGTTGTTTTCGGCCTGTTCTGGCGTTTCTTCACCTCATCGGCGAACGCACGGAACGATGCCGGAACACTCGTGGTGTGAATGTCCGGATCCGACTTTTGAAATGAGGAACGAGCCTCGTCGCTCATATGTGGAACGGTTCTATACGCGAAAGGGGGCCGAGTAATTTAACCTTTTAATGTTTAACATTTTGAATGTAGCGATGCAAGAAATCGGGCATTTCGCTAGAATAACTTCGTGGGAAGTTCAGGCGAGTTAATTGACCGAAAACAACACGACATAGCCGCGGCGGCTAACGCCGCGACCTATGACGAAGATCTGACACGTACCTGCACGGAACTTTCTCCGCATATCAAACACCCGACGCTGAAACGGCTCTACGAAAGACTTATCGAAGACCTATATAGACGCGCCGCTGAAAATGCGCCCGTACCTGCAGTTCTGGACATTGGGGCTGGCGAAGGCTCCGTTACGCTTCCCTTCCTGGAATTCGGCTGCCGCGTGACGGCTGTCGACCTTTCGCCGACACAGATCGCCGAATTGGAGAATAAATGCTCCCGCTACGCCGACCGGCTGGAAACGCGGTGCATGGACGTAACGGAATACCTGGATACGACAGGCGATCGATTTGACCTGATCGTCGCAAACTCCTTTCTGCATCACGTTCCGGACTATGTAGGCCTGGTCGAAAAGGCATTGATCCTGCTGCGGCCCGGCGGACAGTTCTTCTCATTCCAGGATCCGATGCGATACGACACGCTGCCGGCGGCGACACGGCTCTTTAGTGGCGCGGCGTACGCCGGCTGGCGGGTGTTTGACGGGGACGTGATCCGCGGCATCGGCCGTTATGTCAGGCGAAAACGCGGAGTTTACCTGGACGATTCACCCGAGGACAATACCGAATTTCACGCCACACGAAACGGCGTAGATCAGGACGCCATCGCCGAAATGTTAAGAACAAAGGGCTTTGAGGTCAAGATCGTCCAGTATTTCAGTACGCACAGTTCGTTCTTTCAAAAACTCGGCGAGACCCTGAACGTCGCCGATTCATTCGGCATCGTCGCTCGAAGTCTCGAAGTACAAACAGATGACGCAGCAAACGGATGACGAAAATTGGATGTGGCGGGCGATCGACACCGCCAAAAAGGCCGGACAAATGGGCGAAGTGCCCGTTGGAGCCATTGTCGTTAGCTCCGAAGGCAAGATACTTGCGGCCGCCGGTAATCGCACGATCACAGACACCGACCCGACCGGCCATGCGGAGATCATCGCTCTTCGCATAGCGGCAACGCGTGTTGGAAATTATCGATTGGTCGGCTCGACCGTTTATTCGACCATCGAACCATGTGCAATGTGCGCGGGTGCACTTGTGAATGCACGCGTCTCGCGTCTCGTCTTCGGTGCCCTGGATGAGCGTTTCGGTGCCGTAGAGACCGTGTTTGACATCTGCACTAACCCGCGGCTCAATCACCACCTTGAAGTAACATCCGGCGTGCTCGCCGAAAACTGCAGAAAGCTGATGCAGGATTTTTTTAAGGCTCGCAGATGATGCCTGCTCGGCCTCTGCTTGATAATTCGCGTGCTGAAACATTACAATCTTCTATTCGCGCGGAGAGGTGCGAGAGTGGTTGAATCGGGCAGTCTCGAAAATTGTTGTGCCTTAACGGGTACCGTGGGTTCGAATCCCACCCTCTCCGCCATCTAGATCATTTTCGATCACGAAACAAAATGCGTGTTTTCGGCAGCCGCTTTGGGATGCCGTGCAAGCGTTCATTTTGTTTGAAGTTATTTGAAATTGTCACTTTCACTCGCCACACGGTTGTTTGTTTCTTGACTACATTGCAGGAGGAGATTCTATGCCTTTGAGTAAGAGATTATCTGCTGAGTTTTTGGGAACGCTTTGGCTGGTTTTAGGCGGATGCGGTTCGGCGGTACTCGCAGCTGCCTATCCGAACCTCGGCATCGGTTTTGCGGGCGTATCGCTCGCGTTCGGCCTTACAGTGCTGACCATGGCTTACGCCATCGGTCATATTTCGGGATGCCATCTGAATCCCGCCGTTACGATAGGCCTGTGGGCAGGACGGCGATTTGACGGCAAGGACATACTGCCGTACATCGTCGCACAGGTGCTCGGAGGCATCGCAGGAGCGGGCATCCTGTACGTCATCGCCAGCGGCAAGGCAGGCTTTTCGCTGACGGGCGGCTTCGCATCTAATGGCTTTGGCGAAAATTCGCCCGGTAAGTACGAAGTTCTTTCGGGCTTTACGACAGAGGTCGTAATGACGTTCTTTTTCCTGGTCGTCATACTCGGAGCAACGCACCGTTTGGCGCCGAAAGGATTTGCACCGATCGCCATCGGACTTTGTTTGACATTGATCCACCTGATCTCGATCCCGGTCACGAACACGTCGGTCAACCCCGCGCGTTCGACCGGTCCTGCGGTTTTCGTCGGCGGATGGGCGATCAATCAGCTTTGGCTTTTCTGGGTCGCACCGATCCTCGGAGCATTACTCGCAGGCTTTGTTTATTCTTGGCTTGCAGATGATGAGCCCGAAGCCGCAACATCGAAAAGCGGCGACGGAGCCGAATCCACGAGAGCTGACGATGATGACAGGGACGACGCGGACGCCGGTGATTCGGGCGATGGCGGCGGCGGCGATGGTGGCGGCGATTAGCCCATTTTGACAATTTAATCTATCGCGGAAAGGTGCAGGAGTGGTTGAACTGGCAGCACTGGAAATGCTGTGTACCTCAAAAGGGTACCGTGGGTTCGAATCCCACCCTTTCCGCCAGCGATTGAAAGGATGAAGCGGCTTTACGGCACTTCATCCTTTTTCACTTTTTCACTCTTTCACCTTTTCGTCGAATTTCGGTATCCTTAGTTAGTGGCTTCAGGCCCCGCACAAGGTTCGTGTTGTGAACCCGGCTAGGCGAGGAATCGAGCAACCGTAGCAATTACAACCTGTGTTGCGATCAGGTCTGAAGCCGCACTTTTTTTCGACTCGAAACCGACCTCTCCGCTCTCGTCTCTTCCCTCTTTTCCCTTTATCAATTATCCTATTTCAAATGTCTTACCAGGTCATCGCCCGAAAGTGGCGGCCGCATACATTTGAAGAGGTCACCGGACAGGATGTGATCACACGCACGCTGCGAAACGCGATCGAGAGCGGGCGTCTGCATCACGCGTATCTTTTCTCCGGTGCTCGGGGCGTTGGTAAGACGACCACGGCACGCATCATCGCGAAGGCGCTGAACTGCCACCGCTCGGAGGGCCCGACGCTGACGCCGTGCCGTACGGATGACGAGAACGCGTGTCCGTCATGCATGGAGATCTCCGAGAGCCGCTCGATGGACGTGCTCGAGATCGACGCTGCGTCGCACACGGGCATCGACGACGTCCGCGACACGATCATCGACAATATCAACGTCAATCCCGCACGCGACCGCTACAAGGTCTTCATCATCGACGAGGTGCATCAGCTTTCGAAACCGGCGTTCAACGCACTGTTGAAAACGCTGGAAGAGCCGCCGCCGAACGTCCTTTTCGTGATGGCGACCACCGAACTGCACAAGGTGCCGATCACGATCACGTCAAGGTGTCAGGAATTCCAATTCCGCACCATCCCGCTGCAAAAGATCCTCGACCGACTTACCTTTATCGCAAAGGCCGAAGGCATCAAGATCAGCGACGAAGCCCTCCGCGAGATAGCTCGTTCGGGCGAAGGCTCGATGCGCGATGCGCAGAGCAATTTCGATCAGGTCATCAGCTTTTCGTCAGACGAAATAACTGCCGAAGATGTCGCTAATGCCCTCGGTTTTGCAGGCGTACGGCTGCTTGAAAAGACAATGTCGGCGGTCTCCGAAAGGAAGCCGAAAGAACTGCTCGACGTCGTCGAAACGCTCGTTTCCCGCGGCAACGACCTACGTCATTTCTGCCGCGATCTGCTCGGCTTGATCCGCGACATCTTTGTTTACAAGGCCGCGGGTTTCGATTCGTCTCTGCTCGAGGGTGCAGCGTTGAATGAAGCTGAAATAAATGCACTCGCCGAAAAGTTCACTGAGGCCGATCTGACGCGTTTCTTCAATTCGCTCGCCGGGACCGAGGCTGCGATACGCACGGCAGCAAACCCGCGATACACGCTCGAGATCGGGCTTGCAAACCTTGCCGAGCTCGGCACAGTGAAGAGCATAGAAGAGATCTTACGCACGCTGGATGCCATCTCCGGTGGAACCTCGTTGCCCTCCCCGGCGACGCAGGAAAAAAAAACTCTGAATCCGGAGCCGCAGCCTGAGCCCAAAGCAGAACCGCCGAAACAGACCGAGAAACCCGCCGAAGAACAGCCTCGTGAGCCCGAAGAACCCGAGTATTTCGCTGACGAGCCGTTAGAAGTGTTGCAATATTTCGAACCTGAGTTCGAGCCTCAGCATGATCTCGCACCCGTACCGGAGCCGGCTGTCGCGGGATTGACCGCGAAATTGCCGCCGCTGAGTTCTGACGAACTAGAACATTACGAGATCGAGGCGGTGGACGCGGCGTTTTCGGCACGAATGCTCGCGCTCGGCGATGACCTTGCCCCATCGGCAAACGTAAATGAATTAAGGACATTTTTTGCGGACGTCCGTCATGCACGTTCTGCTGCAGCGGGAATAGGAACTGCTGCGGACATAGAGGCCGGGCATGCCATAGTGAAAGGGCTTGCTGATGCATTCAAAGACGACGACAACGTTGAGATACCGAAATTAAGTGATTGCCCGACCGAGGCCGAGCTGATCGCATACGCGAACGCCTTGCCAAAAGTGCGGCTGCTGAAACGCGTTTTCGGCGCCGAGGTGATAGAGGTTAAGAAAAAGTGACCGACATCCGATAATTCGAACGCACTACGCCGCGGCTTCGTATTACTCTATCGGACGGAACGATGAGGACAACGACAAAGATATTCGGCCTGATAGTACTGTCTGCGGCGTTGTTTTCTGCGGCTTTTGCGCAGGGCGACTCGAATTGGTCCATCAGCCGTTCGCCATTGCCGCCGCCGACCGGGTTCGTGAACGATTACGTCGGCGTCATCGATGCCGCCACGAAACAACAGCTTGAGGACAAGCTGAAAAACCTTCGCGACACGACCAACCCTTCAGTTGAAATTGCTGTCGCAGTAGTAAAGACCACCGGCGAAAGGCCGATCTTCGATTATTCGCTAGCGGTCGCACGCGGATGGGGCATCGGCTCAAAAGCCGACGACAATCCGTCGGCCCTGCTTTTCATCGCCATTGACGATCGCAAGTATTTCACACAGATCAGTAAAGACCTTGAGGACGAGCTGCCCGACGGCGTCGTCGGCAGTATCCAACGGCAGTTTCTGGTGCCCGAGTTTCGCAAAGGAAATTACGGCAAAGGCATCAGTGACACTATCGATGCCTATATCGCTGTGATACGAGGCGAAGGCAATATCGCTCCGCCGACCAAGGCTCCAACGGCAGCCGACCCGACGGAGGGCGACGGCTTTTACCTTTTCTTCTGCTGTGTCCTCGTGCTCTTTATAGTGATCGTGGTTATCTCGAGCACGTTCGGCCGTAGAAAGTCAAAGGACGACCACGACCGCCGGGGCGGCGGCTTTGGCTCGAGCGGCGGCGGAAGCGGCGTTTCGGACGCTCTGCCGTGGATAATCGGCGGTATAATATCCGCGGCGTCAGATAGTTCATCTTCATCGAGCGACTGGGGCGGTTCGAGTGATTGGGGCGGCTTTGGCGGAGGTGGCGATTTCGGCGGAGGAGGCGCCGGCGGAGGCTGGTAGGAGAAGAGAGACGGGAGACAAGAGACGAGAGCTGATTGCTAATTGCTGATTGCTGACTACCGTCTACTGACTACCGACAACTGACCATGATCCATCATTTCAGAGATTTCATTGACGACCTTAGGACGACGCACGGCTATAATCTGGTGTCGATCATCCTTTACGGCTCTGCGGCGGCGGGCGATTTTGTGCCGAACCGCTCGGATTACAACATCCTCGTCGCGTTGAACAAGATCGGCCCCGAAGACCTCCGCCTTTCCCATGCGTGTGTCCGCGAATGGGCACGTATCGGCAACCCGATACCGGTTTATTTCACCGTGTCGGAACTACAAAATGCCGCCGATGTGTTTCCTATCGAATTTCATCAGATGACCGTCGCTCACAAGGTGCTGTACGGCCGCGATGTTATCGAAGGGCTGAACATCTCGAACGAATTCCTGCGGCATCAGGCCGAGTACGAACTACGCAGCAAGCTGATACAGCTGCGGCGGCAGTACATCCCGGCTTCTGCATCGCCGGAAAAGCTCATGAAACTGATGGCGGAAAGCCTCGCAAGCTTTTCCGCATTGTTCCGGGCAGTACTGATACTGCACGGCATGGAGCCGCCCGCGACCAAGCATGAGATCGTCGCACTCACTTCAAAATACCTGAAGATCAGCGGTGCACCGTTTGAAAAGATATTCAATATTCGTGAGAATAACTTCATCGAAAAGCTCGATGAGGCCGAGGCAAATGCCCTTTTCGGGCAATATATGGAAGAGATCGAACGCGTCATCGACGCGGTCAACAAAGTCGAATAGGGGGACTTTTAAAGCTATGAAACGAACAATTCTATTAGCATTCGTCGTCTTTGCGGCATTCGCGGCGTCGGGTTGCAGCTACAACCAGCTCACCGCCGAGCAGCAGCAGGTCAAAGGCAAATGGGCAAACGTCGAGAGCGCGATGCAGCGTCGTGCGGACCTGGTGCCGAACCTCGTTGAGGCTGCGAAAATGGCAGGCGTACAGGAACAGGAAGTTTTCGGCCAGATCGCGGATGCCCGCTCACGGCTGATAAATGCGGCCCAGGCTCCCGGTGCCGGTATGGACGGCGATAAGTCTCCGGAACAGAAACAAGCCATAATTGACGCCAACAATTCGTTCGGCGGCACTATCGGCCGCCTGCTGATGCTGCAGGAGCAGTATCCGAATCTGCGTTCGGTCGAGGCTTTTATGAAGGTTCAGGACGAACTCGCGGGCACCGAGAACCGGATCAATGCCGCGCGGCTTGATTTTAATGACGCCGTTACGAAATACAACACGACGCGGAATTCTTTCCCGGCGGTGCTGACCTCAGGACTGCTTGGATTTAAGGAAGAGCCCTTCTTCAAGGCTGATGAAGGAGCGAAGCAGGCACCGACCATCGGCGATGCCAATTCGCTGAGAAAGAGCAACTAAAACCCGCGCGTACTGCACATCGCGCAATGATCACAAGGCTTGTCAGGCTCGAACTGACAAGCCTTT
This sequence is a window from Acidobacteriota bacterium. Protein-coding genes within it:
- a CDS encoding zf-TFIIB domain-containing protein, translated to MPIELEDRGQALENEYFRRQEQELIAKMKAKLEQEESKNLAIGCPKCDGTLVEADFESIKIDVCDKCSGVWLDAGELAQVVDKEKGDDGGWFGKLFG
- a CDS encoding DUF2270 domain-containing protein; translated protein: MSDEARSSFQKSDPDIHTTSVPASFRAFADEVKKRQNRPKTTPVAIPQKLQPAEFNTAMVHFYRGEIQRSNIWRNRLDATTNWAVITAGATLSFVFSSPDNPHFAIPINTILVSIFLFMEARRYRYYEVWANRVRVIETGYFAPMLSHRTIPPDKEWADHISADLISPHFTISQWEAVGRRLRANYLWIFVLLGLSWMLKIYIHPSPVPATTEADRRAFWEIIFQRATVGIAPGWFVITVGAVFNLTIFFVAFSTLKLRNASSEVLPMEHFEWHPLKQVSDWAESSLKRRNTIRRSKKARQRMRSVHRSDMPDQTGE
- a CDS encoding methyltransferase domain-containing protein; amino-acid sequence: MGSSGELIDRKQHDIAAAANAATYDEDLTRTCTELSPHIKHPTLKRLYERLIEDLYRRAAENAPVPAVLDIGAGEGSVTLPFLEFGCRVTAVDLSPTQIAELENKCSRYADRLETRCMDVTEYLDTTGDRFDLIVANSFLHHVPDYVGLVEKALILLRPGGQFFSFQDPMRYDTLPAATRLFSGAAYAGWRVFDGDVIRGIGRYVRRKRGVYLDDSPEDNTEFHATRNGVDQDAIAEMLRTKGFEVKIVQYFSTHSSFFQKLGETLNVADSFGIVARSLEVQTDDAANG
- the tadA gene encoding tRNA adenosine(34) deaminase TadA yields the protein MTQQTDDENWMWRAIDTAKKAGQMGEVPVGAIVVSSEGKILAAAGNRTITDTDPTGHAEIIALRIAATRVGNYRLVGSTVYSTIEPCAMCAGALVNARVSRLVFGALDERFGAVETVFDICTNPRLNHHLEVTSGVLAENCRKLMQDFFKARR
- the aqpZ gene encoding aquaporin Z, producing the protein MPLSKRLSAEFLGTLWLVLGGCGSAVLAAAYPNLGIGFAGVSLAFGLTVLTMAYAIGHISGCHLNPAVTIGLWAGRRFDGKDILPYIVAQVLGGIAGAGILYVIASGKAGFSLTGGFASNGFGENSPGKYEVLSGFTTEVVMTFFFLVVILGATHRLAPKGFAPIAIGLCLTLIHLISIPVTNTSVNPARSTGPAVFVGGWAINQLWLFWVAPILGALLAGFVYSWLADDEPEAATSKSGDGAESTRADDDDRDDADAGDSGDGGGGDGGGD
- the dnaX gene encoding DNA polymerase III subunit gamma/tau; translation: MSYQVIARKWRPHTFEEVTGQDVITRTLRNAIESGRLHHAYLFSGARGVGKTTTARIIAKALNCHRSEGPTLTPCRTDDENACPSCMEISESRSMDVLEIDAASHTGIDDVRDTIIDNINVNPARDRYKVFIIDEVHQLSKPAFNALLKTLEEPPPNVLFVMATTELHKVPITITSRCQEFQFRTIPLQKILDRLTFIAKAEGIKISDEALREIARSGEGSMRDAQSNFDQVISFSSDEITAEDVANALGFAGVRLLEKTMSAVSERKPKELLDVVETLVSRGNDLRHFCRDLLGLIRDIFVYKAAGFDSSLLEGAALNEAEINALAEKFTEADLTRFFNSLAGTEAAIRTAANPRYTLEIGLANLAELGTVKSIEEILRTLDAISGGTSLPSPATQEKKTLNPEPQPEPKAEPPKQTEKPAEEQPREPEEPEYFADEPLEVLQYFEPEFEPQHDLAPVPEPAVAGLTAKLPPLSSDELEHYEIEAVDAAFSARMLALGDDLAPSANVNELRTFFADVRHARSAAAGIGTAADIEAGHAIVKGLADAFKDDDNVEIPKLSDCPTEAELIAYANALPKVRLLKRVFGAEVIEVKKK
- a CDS encoding TPM domain-containing protein — encoded protein: MRTTTKIFGLIVLSAALFSAAFAQGDSNWSISRSPLPPPTGFVNDYVGVIDAATKQQLEDKLKNLRDTTNPSVEIAVAVVKTTGERPIFDYSLAVARGWGIGSKADDNPSALLFIAIDDRKYFTQISKDLEDELPDGVVGSIQRQFLVPEFRKGNYGKGISDTIDAYIAVIRGEGNIAPPTKAPTAADPTEGDGFYLFFCCVLVLFIVIVVISSTFGRRKSKDDHDRRGGGFGSSGGGSGVSDALPWIIGGIISAASDSSSSSSDWGGSSDWGGFGGGGDFGGGGAGGGW
- a CDS encoding LemA family protein codes for the protein MKRTILLAFVVFAAFAASGCSYNQLTAEQQQVKGKWANVESAMQRRADLVPNLVEAAKMAGVQEQEVFGQIADARSRLINAAQAPGAGMDGDKSPEQKQAIIDANNSFGGTIGRLLMLQEQYPNLRSVEAFMKVQDELAGTENRINAARLDFNDAVTKYNTTRNSFPAVLTSGLLGFKEEPFFKADEGAKQAPTIGDANSLRKSN